In Aphelocoma coerulescens isolate FSJ_1873_10779 chromosome 25, UR_Acoe_1.0, whole genome shotgun sequence, a genomic segment contains:
- the CDC42SE1 gene encoding CDC42 small effector protein 1: protein MSDFWHKLGCCVVEKPQPKKRRRRIDRSMIGEPMNFVHLTHIGSGDMAAGEGLPMTGAVQEMRSKGGRERQWSNSRVL, encoded by the exons ATGAGCGACTTCTGGCACAAGCTGGGCTGCTGCGTCGTGGAGAAGCCCCAGCCC aagaagaggaggagacggaTCGACCGCTCCATGATCGGGGAGCCCATGAACTTCGTCCACCTGACACACATCGGCTCCGGAGACATGGCTGCGGGAGAGGGGCTGCCCATG ACCGGTGCTGTCCAGGAGATGAGGTCCAAGGGTGGCCGGGAGCGACAGTGGAGCAACTCCCGCGTGTTGTAG
- the PRUNE1 gene encoding exopolyphosphatase PRUNE1 isoform X1 yields MEQFVAGNRAALQDHVRQHQEIHVVMGNEACDLDSTVSALALAYFLAQTSPAPKAAFVPVLNIPRADFALRTETTFLLRDRGIPAASLIFRDEIDLGGLHHAGLLSLTLVDHHVLPGADAALEEAVVEVLDHRPLERDRGPPCQVTVEPVGSCATLVTERILQGPPGVLDRTTAALLHGTILLDCINLSPAAGKVTPRDVACVSLLEERFPELPARDAVFQALYAAKFDITGLTTEQMLRKDLKVLSSDDVVVPISGIFEDLETFLHRPGLLQDLEAFCQARGYAGLVAMTVSFNERHEPTRKLAVYSRQEPLRSTLCRALEEATTPSLLLQPLPSPSPCVVAYAQGNTVATRKKVLPILRAALGGLGAAGGSEEEAVPPPTPMNSLVEECPLAQAVPPLCPQDVLERVSRIAAGQPPGSPK; encoded by the exons ATGGAGCAGTTCGTGGCGGGGAACCGGGCGGCTCTGCAG GATCATGTCCGGCAGCACCAAGAGATCCACGTGGTGATGGGCAACGAAGCCTGTGACCTGGACTCCACCGTCTCGGCGCTAGCCCTGGCCTATTTCCTGGCCCAG ACCTCCCCGGCTCCCAAAGCCGCCTTCGTGCCGGTGCTGAACATCCCCCGCGCCGACTTCGCGCTCCGGACGGAGACGACGTTCCTGCTGCGGGATCGGGGAATCCCGGCCGCCTCCCTAATCTTTCGGGATGAGATCGACCTGGGGGGGCTGCACCACGCTGGGCTGCTCTCCCTGACGCTGGTCGATCACCACGTCCTGCCCGG TGCCGACGCTGCCCTGGAAGAGGCCGTGGTGGAGGTCCTGGACCACCGGCCGCTGGAGCGGGACCGCGGTCCCCCGTGCCAGGTGACCGTGGAGCCGGTGGGCTCCTGTGCCACGCTGGTGACCGAGCGGATCCTGCAGGGCCCCCCGGGCGTGCTGGACAGAACCACGGCCGCGCTGCTGCACG GCACCATCCTGCTGGACTGCATCAACCTGAGCCCGGCCGCGGGCAAGGTGACACCCAGGGATGTGGCCTGCGTGTCCCTGCTTGAGGAGAGGTTCCCGGAGCTGCCAGCCCGTGATGCCGTGTTCCAAGCCCTGTACGCAGCCAAGTTTGATatcacag GGCTGACGACGGAGCAGATGCTGCGGAAGGACCTCAAAGTCCTCTCCAGTGACGACGTGGTCGTCCCCATCAGTGGCATCTTTGAGGACCTGGAA aCATTCCTGCACCGGCCTGGCTTGCTGCAGGACCTAGAGGCTTTCTGCCAGGCCCGTGGCTACGCagggctggtggccatgaccGTGTCCTTTAACGAACGCCACGAGCCCACCCGGAAACTCGCGGTCTACAGCCGGCAGGAGCCCCTCCGCAGCACG CTGTGCCGGGCGCTGGAGGAGGCGACGACGCcgtccctgctcctgcagccactgCCGAGCCCCTCGCCCTGCGTGGTCGCCTACGCCCAGGGCAACACCGTGGCCACTCGGAAGAAGGTGCTGCCCATCCTGCGGGCAGCACTGGGgggcctgggagctgctgggggctCCGAGGAGGAGGCGGTGCCCCCGCCCACCCCCATGAACAGCCTGGTGGAGGAGTGTCCGCTGGCGCAGGCCGTGCCCCCgctgtgtccccaggatgtcctGGAGCGGGTCAGCCGCATCGCCGCGGGGCAGCCCCCCGGCTCCCCGAAATAA
- the PRUNE1 gene encoding exopolyphosphatase PRUNE1 isoform X2: MGNEACDLDSTVSALALAYFLAQTSPAPKAAFVPVLNIPRADFALRTETTFLLRDRGIPAASLIFRDEIDLGGLHHAGLLSLTLVDHHVLPGADAALEEAVVEVLDHRPLERDRGPPCQVTVEPVGSCATLVTERILQGPPGVLDRTTAALLHGTILLDCINLSPAAGKVTPRDVACVSLLEERFPELPARDAVFQALYAAKFDITGLTTEQMLRKDLKVLSSDDVVVPISGIFEDLETFLHRPGLLQDLEAFCQARGYAGLVAMTVSFNERHEPTRKLAVYSRQEPLRSTLCRALEEATTPSLLLQPLPSPSPCVVAYAQGNTVATRKKVLPILRAALGGLGAAGGSEEEAVPPPTPMNSLVEECPLAQAVPPLCPQDVLERVSRIAAGQPPGSPK, from the exons ATGGGCAACGAAGCCTGTGACCTGGACTCCACCGTCTCGGCGCTAGCCCTGGCCTATTTCCTGGCCCAG ACCTCCCCGGCTCCCAAAGCCGCCTTCGTGCCGGTGCTGAACATCCCCCGCGCCGACTTCGCGCTCCGGACGGAGACGACGTTCCTGCTGCGGGATCGGGGAATCCCGGCCGCCTCCCTAATCTTTCGGGATGAGATCGACCTGGGGGGGCTGCACCACGCTGGGCTGCTCTCCCTGACGCTGGTCGATCACCACGTCCTGCCCGG TGCCGACGCTGCCCTGGAAGAGGCCGTGGTGGAGGTCCTGGACCACCGGCCGCTGGAGCGGGACCGCGGTCCCCCGTGCCAGGTGACCGTGGAGCCGGTGGGCTCCTGTGCCACGCTGGTGACCGAGCGGATCCTGCAGGGCCCCCCGGGCGTGCTGGACAGAACCACGGCCGCGCTGCTGCACG GCACCATCCTGCTGGACTGCATCAACCTGAGCCCGGCCGCGGGCAAGGTGACACCCAGGGATGTGGCCTGCGTGTCCCTGCTTGAGGAGAGGTTCCCGGAGCTGCCAGCCCGTGATGCCGTGTTCCAAGCCCTGTACGCAGCCAAGTTTGATatcacag GGCTGACGACGGAGCAGATGCTGCGGAAGGACCTCAAAGTCCTCTCCAGTGACGACGTGGTCGTCCCCATCAGTGGCATCTTTGAGGACCTGGAA aCATTCCTGCACCGGCCTGGCTTGCTGCAGGACCTAGAGGCTTTCTGCCAGGCCCGTGGCTACGCagggctggtggccatgaccGTGTCCTTTAACGAACGCCACGAGCCCACCCGGAAACTCGCGGTCTACAGCCGGCAGGAGCCCCTCCGCAGCACG CTGTGCCGGGCGCTGGAGGAGGCGACGACGCcgtccctgctcctgcagccactgCCGAGCCCCTCGCCCTGCGTGGTCGCCTACGCCCAGGGCAACACCGTGGCCACTCGGAAGAAGGTGCTGCCCATCCTGCGGGCAGCACTGGGgggcctgggagctgctgggggctCCGAGGAGGAGGCGGTGCCCCCGCCCACCCCCATGAACAGCCTGGTGGAGGAGTGTCCGCTGGCGCAGGCCGTGCCCCCgctgtgtccccaggatgtcctGGAGCGGGTCAGCCGCATCGCCGCGGGGCAGCCCCCCGGCTCCCCGAAATAA
- the LOC138098480 gene encoding basic proline-rich protein-like yields MTAPSRAQNRQYNPSTAGAQPGHTPGPSGTAWPCPGTPGHPRATPGHSRATSRDPLGTPGAPSGHSPGPPGTLGPLPGTPRHPRATPRDPRAPLGHSPGPPGTLGPPPGPPDTLGTLPGTPGHPRDTPRDTPRDPRTPSGHPRAPLGHSPGPPGHPRTPSGHSPGPPDTLGSPPGTLGPPPGHSSGPPGHPPGPPSTLGPLPGTPGHPRDTPRDPRTPSGHSPGPPDTLGTLPGTLPGTPGHPWATPRDPRAQPAPRPGPPPVRPVGPAPPRARGGAASGN; encoded by the exons ATGACGGCGCCGAGCCGCGCCCAGAACCGCCAGTATAACCCCA GCACAGCCGGAGCACAGCCGGGGCACACCCCGGGACCCTCGGGCACAGCCTGGCCttgccccgggacccccgggcacCCTCGGGCCACCCCCGGGCACAGCCGGGCCACCTCCCGGGACCCCTTGGGCACACCCGGGGCACCCTCGGGCcactccccgggacccccgggcacCCTCGGGCcactccccgggacccccagacaCCCTCGGGCcactccccgggacccccgggcacCCTTGGGCcactccccgggacccccgggcacCCTCGGgccacccccgggacccccagacaCCCTCGGGAcactccccgggacccccggacaCCCTCGGGACACTCCCCGGGacaccccccgggacccccggacaCCCTCGGGTCACCCCCGGGCACCCTTGGGCcactccccgggacccccgggccaCCCCCGGACACCCTCGGGCcactccccgggacccccggacaCCCTTGGGTCACCCCCGGGCACCCTCGGGCCACCTCCGGGACACTCCTCGGGACCCCCGGGgcaccccccgggacccccgagcaCCCTCGGGCcactccccgggacccccggacacccccgggacaccccccgggacccccggacaCCCTCGGGCcactccccgggacccccggacaCCCTCGGGACACTCCCCGGGAcactccccgggacccccgggcacCCTTGGGCcactccccgggacccccgggcacAGCCCGCCCCTCGCCCCGGGCCACCCCCGGTCCGGCCGGtcgggccggccccgccgcgggctCGGGGCGGAGCCGCGAGTGGGAATTGA
- the MINDY1 gene encoding ubiquitin carboxyl-terminal hydrolase MINDY-1 — MEQEGTLPASPSSEGTPQPLGGQRIPDVAQESPAPAGEDARGQSGEQEGVSSSEGPPGGSLEEQPLEEEGSSLGAPQSVPGAGAEPPQAQPPGREADFYCVKWISWKGERTPVVTQSENGPCPLLAIINILLLQWKVKLPPQKEVITAEELMAHLGNCILATQPRDTSEGLQLNFQQNINDTMTVLPKLSTGLDVNVRFTGVSDFEYTPECIVFDLLNIPLYHGWLVDPQSPEQVQAVGKLSYNQLVEKIITCKQASDSSLVSEGLVAEQFLESTASQLTFHGLCELTARAREGELGVFFRNNHFSTMIKHKGHLYLLVTDQGFLQEEGVVWESLHSVDGDSCFCDTEFHLSHALGKEGAAAATPDHRLQQRQVDQDYMVALSLQQGQDPPSVLSDLELARQLQHEEYQQHHPHPHPHPHPHPHPPPPQPLPAQAGGRPAGERRQRQKPDLDCALL, encoded by the exons ATGGAGCAGGAGGGGACTCTCCCAGCCAGTCCCAGCAGCGAAGGGACCCCCCAACCCCTCGGGGGGCAAAGAATTCCAGATGTTGCCCAGGAGAGCCCAGCACCGGCCGGGGAAGATGCCAGGGGGCAATCCGGGGAGCAGGAAGGGGTATCCAGCTCCGAGGGACCCCCGGGAGGCTCCCTGGAGGAGCAGCCCCTCGAGGAGGAGGGGTCCTCGCTGGGTGCCCCCCAAAGCGTGCCAGGAgccggggctgagcccccccaggcgCAGCCCCCCGGGAGGGAAGCGGATTTTTACTGCGTCAAGTGGATCAGCTGGAAAGGGGAGCGGACGCCGGTGGTCACCCAGAGCGAGAACGGGCCCTGCCCGCTCCTGGCCATCATCAACATCCTCCTCCTGCAGTGGAAG GTGAAGCTGCCCCCGCAGAAGGAGGTGATCACGGCCGAGGAGCTGATGGCACATTTGG GGAATTGCATCCTGGCCACCCAACCCCGGGACACTTCGGAGGGGCTGCAGTTGAACTTCCAGCAG aACATCAACGACACCATGACGGTCCTGCCGAAGCTCTCGACGGGGCTGGACGTCAACGTGAGGTTCACGGGGGTCTCCGATTTCGAGTACACCCCCGAGTGCATCGTTTTCGACCTCCTCAACATCCCGCTCTACCACGGCTGGCTGGTGGACCCCCAG AGCCCGGAGCAGGTGCAGGCCGTGGGCAAGCTCAGCTACAACCAGCTGGTGGAGAAGATCATCACCTGCAAACAGGCCAGCGACTCCAGCCTGGTGAGCGAAG GGCTGGTGGCCGAGCAGTTCCTGGAGTCCACGGCCTCGCAGCTGACGTTCCACGGGCTGTGCGAGCTCACGGCCCGCGCCCGCGAGGGCGAGCTCGGCGTCTTCTTCCGCAACAACCACTTCAGCACCATGATCAAGCACAAG GGCCACCTTTACCTGCTGGTGACGGACCAGGGCTtcctgcaggaggagggggtgGTGTGGGAGAGCCTGCACAGCGTGGATGGGGACAGCTGCTTCTGTGACACCGAGTTCCACCTCAGCCACGCCCTGGGCAAGGAGGGGGCCGCCGCGGCCACCCCGGACCACCGGCTGCAGCAGAGACAAGTGGACCAG gATTACATGGtggccctgtccctgcagcagggGCAGGACCCCCCCTCTGTGCTCAGCGACCTGGAGCTGGCACGGCAGCTGCAGCACGAGGAGTATCAGCAgcaccatcctcatcctcatcctcatcctcatcctcatcctcatcctcctcctcctcagccgcTCCCAGCGCAG GCGGGCGGGCGTCCAGCCGGAgagcggcggcagcggcagaAGCCGGATTTGGACTGTGCCCTCCTGTAG
- the CERS2 gene encoding ceramide synthase 2 codes for MFQTLYSYFWWERLWLPANLTWADLEDRDGRVYAKASDLYITLPLAFLFLIVRHLFETYVATPLAGLLNVKEKVRLKATPNAVLEKFYAATTKHPKQADVETLSKKSGCTVRQVERWFRRRRNQDRPSLLKKFREASWRFTFYLIAFIAGMAVIVDKPWFYDLREVWKGYPIQSMLPSQYWYYMIELSFYWSLLFSIASDVKRKDFKEQIIHHVATIILISFSWFANYIRAGTLIMALHDSSDYLLESAKMFNYAGWRNTCNNIFIVFAAVFIITRLVILPFWIMHCTLFYPLDLYPAFFGYYFFNFMMVVLQSLHIFWAYLIIRMAQKFITGKVVEDERSDREETDNSEEEEEAAKNGPLSNGHPVLNNNHRKTD; via the exons ATGTTTCAGACCTTGTACAGCTATTTTTGGTGGGAACGGCTCTGGCTCCCGGCAAACCTCACCTGGGCCGACCTGGAGGACCGGGATGGGCGAGTCTATGCCAAAGCCTCTGACCTGTACATCACCCTCCCCTTggccttcctcttcctcatcgTACGGCACCTCTTTGAGAC GTACGTGGCCACCCCCCTGGCCGGGCTCCTGAACGTCAAGGAGAAGGTCCGGTTAAAAGCCACCCCCAATGCGGTGCTGGAGAAGTTTTACGCTGCCACCACCAAACACCCCAAGCAG gccGACGTGGAGACGCTCTCCAAGAAGAGCGGCTGCACCGTGCGCCAGGTCGAGCGCTGGTTCCGCCGCCGCCGCAACCAGGACCGGCCCAGCCTGCTCAAGAAATTCCGGGAGGCCAG TTGGAGATTCACCTTTTACCTTATTGCTTTCATTGCTGGCATGGCTGTCATAGTGGAT AAACCTTGGTTCTACGACCTCCGGGAGGTGTGGAAGGGATACCCCATCCAG AGCATGCTGCCCTCCCAGTACTGGTACTACATGATCGAGCTCTCCTTCTACTGGTCCCTGCTCTTCAGCATCGCCTCCGACGTCAAGCGCAAG GACTTCAAGGAGCAAATCATCCACCACGTCGCCACCATCATCCTCATCAGCTTCTCCTGGTTCGCCAACTACATCCGTGCTGGGACGCTCATCATGGCCCTGCACGACTCCTCGGATTATCTGCTGGAG tcTGCCAAAATGTTCAACTACGCCGGCTGGAGAAACACCTGCAACAACATCTTCATCGTCTTCGCCGCCGTCTTCATCATCACCCGCCTGGTCATCCTGCCCTTCTG GATCATGCACTGCACGCTGTTTTATCCGCTGGATCTCTACCCCGCCTTCTTCGGCTACTACTTCTTCAACTTCATGATGGTGGTGCTGCAGTCGCTGCACATCTTCTGGGCCTACCTCATCATCCGCATGGCCCAGAAGTTCATAActggaaag gTGGTGGAGGACGAGCGGAGTGACCGCGAGGAGACGGACaactctgaggaggaggaggaggcggccaAGAACGGGCCCCTCTCCAATGGCCACCCCGTCCTCAACAACAACCACCGCAAAACCGACTGA